The proteins below are encoded in one region of Myxococcales bacterium:
- a CDS encoding DUF4215 domain-containing protein encodes MHSLARLGLFAGAVALAGVAVAACGDSDDGGGGKGGSGGTGASNSGGGSGGDGGAAGAAGAAGGGGSGGQTCGNGKLEGTEECDDGNLVSGDGCENTCDLSCDKASDCDDGDPCTGTESCGANHACTAGTPLAEGADCGSALVCVNGNCVSPQCGDGQKQTGEECDDGNATNGDGCDFCKFSCITTDATRDCTQAGDACAGSDKCDDAKHTCTAGTKLSEGAACMSGTGKCAGGLCTLLTCGDSNLDAGEECDPPAAGSCSPQCKKVVTATCGNGTIEPPEHCDDGKQENLDGCDSKCAYETVLRMIDLDIAAGAAPSYCSVTKNQLGNVALTAPALNTLNGDLQKGIDKGSTNVMIQLLGLDELTGTSEPSMELGVLSGGLDTAKGTWPVDGSNPIDWWFKADPTTVDAAGLPTGKLGNGSIKAKLLLAGPSNVDLTLSLGGSAAVLGMRDAKLRAAASGTPDVPTPPPASLGAGLKVFQELIANQGNQGLCGNVTVESLAKIPLPEALTTGIGACQVCPGSLKYTFCGKDQPVGDTCNSLLDALVGGCKGLACALTTINATQPDVAKSGGALTKLANQGALNKIPAAETNGNQDGYSAFMTFRARRAHVTGKK; translated from the coding sequence ATGCATTCCTTGGCTCGGTTGGGTCTGTTCGCCGGAGCAGTCGCGCTCGCGGGAGTCGCGGTAGCCGCATGCGGTGACAGTGACGACGGCGGCGGGGGCAAGGGCGGAAGCGGAGGCACCGGCGCCAGCAACAGCGGGGGTGGCAGCGGGGGAGACGGCGGGGCGGCGGGCGCCGCTGGCGCCGCGGGGGGCGGCGGCAGTGGCGGGCAGACCTGCGGCAACGGCAAGCTCGAGGGCACCGAAGAGTGCGACGACGGCAACCTGGTCAGCGGAGATGGCTGCGAGAACACCTGCGACTTGAGCTGCGACAAGGCCAGCGACTGCGACGACGGCGATCCGTGCACGGGCACCGAGTCGTGCGGCGCAAACCACGCTTGCACCGCCGGGACTCCGCTCGCCGAGGGCGCGGACTGCGGCAGCGCCCTGGTGTGCGTCAACGGCAACTGCGTCTCACCCCAGTGCGGCGACGGGCAGAAGCAGACGGGTGAAGAGTGCGACGACGGGAACGCAACCAACGGCGACGGCTGCGACTTCTGCAAGTTCTCGTGCATCACGACGGACGCGACGCGCGACTGCACGCAGGCTGGTGACGCTTGCGCCGGCAGCGACAAGTGCGACGACGCGAAACACACGTGCACGGCGGGAACGAAGTTGTCCGAGGGCGCCGCTTGCATGAGCGGCACGGGCAAATGCGCGGGCGGGTTGTGCACCCTGCTCACTTGCGGCGACTCCAACCTCGACGCCGGCGAGGAGTGCGACCCGCCGGCCGCGGGCAGCTGCAGCCCGCAGTGCAAGAAGGTCGTCACGGCGACCTGTGGCAACGGAACCATCGAACCGCCGGAGCACTGCGACGACGGCAAGCAGGAGAACCTCGATGGTTGTGACAGCAAGTGTGCCTACGAGACCGTGCTGCGCATGATCGACCTGGACATCGCCGCGGGAGCGGCCCCCAGCTACTGCAGCGTCACCAAGAATCAGCTCGGGAACGTGGCGTTGACCGCGCCGGCCCTCAACACCCTCAACGGTGACCTTCAGAAGGGCATCGACAAGGGTTCGACCAACGTGATGATCCAGCTGCTCGGCCTCGACGAGCTGACGGGCACGAGCGAGCCCTCGATGGAGCTCGGCGTCCTTTCTGGTGGGCTCGATACCGCCAAGGGTACCTGGCCGGTGGACGGCTCGAACCCCATCGACTGGTGGTTCAAGGCAGATCCAACGACGGTGGATGCCGCAGGGCTGCCCACGGGCAAGCTCGGCAACGGGTCGATCAAGGCGAAGCTCCTGCTCGCCGGACCGAGCAACGTGGATCTCACGTTGTCACTCGGCGGCAGCGCGGCGGTCCTCGGGATGCGGGACGCCAAGCTACGGGCTGCGGCAAGCGGCACCCCGGACGTACCCACACCGCCTCCCGCGAGCCTTGGCGCGGGGCTGAAGGTTTTCCAGGAGCTGATCGCGAATCAGGGAAACCAGGGGCTGTGCGGGAACGTGACCGTGGAATCGCTGGCGAAGATCCCGCTGCCGGAGGCGCTCACGACCGGGATCGGTGCGTGCCAGGTCTGCCCCGGCTCGCTGAAGTACACGTTCTGCGGCAAGGATCAGCCGGTGGGCGACACCTGCAACTCGCTGCTCGATGCCCTGGTGGGCGGCTGCAAGGGACTCGCGTGCGCGTTGACCACCATCAACGCAACCCAGCCCGACGTGGCAAAATCCGGCGGCGCGTTGACCAAGCTGGCCAACCAGGGCGCGCTGAACAAGATCCCCGCCGCAGAGACCAACGGAAATCAAGACGGTTACTCCGCGTTCATGACGTTCCGAGCACGGCGCGCCCACGTCACCGGAAAAAAGTGA
- a CDS encoding patatin-like phospholipase family protein produces the protein MPTLGLSRRSPKLACRRSILARLRCVPSGGVSLQSQCPRRGRVRPRVVSVTAPTLRDWLAESPFTLALSSGFFGFFAHTGMLSALEDVGLLPERVSGSSAGALVAGLWTAGLDAPALRDELTRLRREDFWDPGLGFGLLRGRRFRARLEEILPVNDFARCRVPAVFSVFDLFSRSTRALSAGPLAPAIQASCTLPGLFQPTWHQGRPLLDGGILDRPGLHGVEPGRRVLHHHLASRSPWRSKASPSLEPPVRQGLVAMVLEGLPRSGPFRLHEGRRALECARDAARIALDRPIDRGVVRVTDEP, from the coding sequence ATGCCGACATTGGGTCTGTCCCGCCGAAGCCCCAAGCTCGCGTGTCGACGCAGCATCCTCGCGCGGTTACGCTGCGTCCCGTCCGGTGGTGTGTCGCTTCAGTCCCAATGTCCCCGTAGGGGCCGCGTTCGCCCGCGGGTGGTCAGCGTGACGGCTCCGACGCTCCGGGATTGGCTCGCCGAGTCGCCTTTCACGCTGGCGCTCTCCAGCGGGTTCTTCGGTTTCTTCGCGCACACCGGCATGCTCTCGGCGCTCGAGGACGTGGGCCTCTTGCCGGAGCGCGTCAGCGGCTCGAGCGCCGGTGCGCTGGTCGCCGGGCTGTGGACGGCGGGGCTCGATGCTCCGGCGCTTCGTGACGAGCTCACGCGGTTGCGGCGCGAGGACTTCTGGGATCCGGGCCTGGGGTTCGGACTCTTGCGCGGACGGCGCTTCCGCGCGCGCCTCGAGGAAATTCTGCCCGTGAACGACTTCGCGCGCTGTCGGGTGCCGGCCGTGTTTTCCGTCTTCGATCTGTTCTCGCGTTCGACGCGGGCGCTGTCCGCGGGGCCGCTGGCTCCCGCCATCCAGGCGAGCTGCACGTTGCCGGGATTGTTCCAGCCGACCTGGCACCAAGGGCGCCCGCTGCTCGATGGCGGCATCCTCGATCGGCCGGGCTTGCACGGCGTCGAGCCCGGGCGCCGTGTGTTGCATCACCACCTTGCTTCGCGCTCACCCTGGCGCAGCAAGGCGAGCCCGAGCCTCGAGCCTCCGGTGCGCCAGGGGCTCGTCGCGATGGTGCTCGAGGGCCTGCCTCGCTCGGGCCCGTTTCGTTTGCACGAAGGTCGCCGCGCCCTCGAGTGCGCGCGCGACGCGGCGCGCATCGCGCTCGACCGGCCCATCGATCGCGGTGTGGTGCGTGTCACTGACGAGCCGTGA
- a CDS encoding proline dehydrogenase, translating to MAASDRVRALVACARRLADPNDPLGQRAREQLPASTGLSPENVELALSEILETHPSDAELLALSTCAIPAPRVHVQLAANVFVAPLRAIAIALAQSDQVSVRASRREPVFPTLLCEASGAFELVDSLEPRPGDHLWAYGADTTLAELATRLPADVVLHAHGSGFGVAVVAGHAADAARLLVDDIVPFDQRGCLSPRVAVVIGDLEGARAFATHVARELGERRVRVPTGRSSAEERAEQVSWRDSLAFAGELMLAGEGWVAVDPSERRLLAAPAGRNLVVVRSGAELTWLGDHAASIVAVGIERTTDDALFDAVRAALPHARVSGLGQMQRPKFDGPVDRRPRTKHSLRSS from the coding sequence ATGGCGGCGAGTGATCGAGTACGAGCGCTGGTAGCGTGTGCACGACGCCTCGCCGACCCGAACGATCCGCTGGGTCAGCGCGCTCGCGAGCAACTGCCAGCCAGCACCGGGCTCTCACCCGAGAACGTGGAGCTCGCGCTGTCGGAAATCCTGGAGACCCACCCCTCCGACGCGGAGCTGCTCGCACTCTCGACCTGTGCGATCCCGGCGCCGCGGGTTCACGTGCAGCTAGCGGCCAACGTGTTCGTTGCGCCACTCCGTGCCATCGCCATCGCGCTCGCACAGTCCGACCAGGTTAGCGTGCGTGCCTCGCGCCGCGAGCCGGTCTTCCCAACGCTCTTGTGCGAGGCCTCGGGGGCGTTCGAGCTGGTCGACTCCCTCGAACCCCGGCCGGGGGATCACCTCTGGGCCTACGGCGCCGACACGACCCTCGCGGAGCTGGCGACGCGCTTGCCCGCCGACGTCGTGCTGCACGCACACGGCTCGGGTTTCGGCGTGGCCGTCGTCGCGGGCCACGCCGCGGACGCCGCGCGATTGCTCGTCGACGACATCGTCCCCTTCGATCAGCGGGGTTGTCTGAGCCCGCGGGTCGCCGTCGTGATCGGAGACCTGGAAGGCGCCCGAGCTTTTGCGACCCACGTGGCGCGCGAGCTCGGAGAGCGCCGGGTCCGTGTGCCCACCGGACGTTCGAGCGCCGAGGAGCGAGCGGAACAGGTGTCCTGGCGCGACAGCCTGGCGTTTGCGGGCGAGCTAATGCTTGCGGGGGAAGGTTGGGTCGCCGTCGATCCCAGCGAGCGGCGCTTGCTCGCGGCGCCCGCGGGACGGAACCTGGTCGTCGTGCGTTCGGGTGCCGAGCTGACTTGGCTTGGCGATCACGCCGCCTCGATCGTTGCCGTCGGCATTGAACGCACAACCGACGACGCTCTGTTCGACGCCGTGCGAGCAGCGCTCCCCCATGCGCGCGTCAGCGGGCTGGGTCAGATGCAACGACCAAAGTTCGACGGTCCCGTCGATCGGAGGCCGCGGACGAAGCACTCTCTCCGCTCGTCCTGA
- a CDS encoding acyl-protein synthetase, protein MTLVDESEALHERVRRFVADDTSAEFEDLALGIAEFQARWSPGFRRLLALHGGLSSAARIPAVPSHAFRLSRVAVHPPELDVARFLTSGTSDGVERGLHAMRTTATYSEVALAWGQRALTPATGGRSVVVALAEEPGEPGDSSLGFMLRLFMQKLDGREREAWLLQRGALNADALSRAVQAAREAGEPLLVLGASFAFVILLGAFAERQLEAPPNTVVMSTGGFKGRTRELDPEVFRRAVASLFHIPAARVISEYGMTELSSQLYEGTLPGGSLVGESGVHLPPPWLTVTAVDPVSLEPMPDGEIGLARFVDLANVDSAVAVLTQDLVRRRGDGVELCGRMTGAPPRGCSLAVEALMAG, encoded by the coding sequence GTGACGTTGGTCGACGAGTCGGAGGCGCTCCACGAGCGCGTGCGACGCTTCGTGGCAGACGACACCAGCGCCGAGTTCGAGGACCTCGCGCTCGGCATCGCGGAGTTTCAGGCGCGCTGGTCACCGGGGTTCCGGCGCCTGCTCGCACTGCACGGAGGCCTGTCCAGCGCGGCGCGTATCCCGGCCGTACCGAGCCACGCCTTTCGTTTGTCCCGCGTGGCCGTGCACCCGCCCGAGCTCGACGTCGCGCGCTTCTTGACCAGCGGGACGAGCGACGGCGTGGAGCGCGGACTGCACGCGATGCGGACCACGGCGACCTACTCGGAGGTCGCCCTTGCCTGGGGTCAGCGTGCACTCACGCCGGCGACCGGCGGCCGAAGTGTCGTGGTGGCGCTGGCAGAAGAGCCGGGGGAGCCGGGGGATTCGTCCCTTGGTTTCATGCTGCGGCTGTTCATGCAGAAGCTCGATGGTCGCGAGCGCGAGGCCTGGTTGCTGCAGCGTGGAGCACTGAACGCGGATGCCCTGAGCCGCGCGGTGCAGGCCGCCCGAGAAGCCGGCGAACCCCTGCTGGTCCTTGGCGCGTCGTTCGCGTTCGTCATTCTGCTGGGGGCCTTCGCTGAACGGCAGCTCGAGGCCCCGCCCAACACCGTCGTGATGTCGACGGGGGGATTCAAGGGCCGGACGCGTGAGCTCGACCCCGAGGTATTTCGCCGCGCAGTGGCCTCGCTGTTTCACATTCCCGCGGCGCGTGTCATCAGTGAGTACGGCATGACCGAGCTCTCGAGCCAGCTCTACGAAGGCACGCTGCCCGGGGGTTCGTTGGTCGGTGAATCGGGTGTGCACCTACCCCCCCCTTGGCTCACGGTGACGGCCGTCGACCCCGTGAGCCTGGAACCAATGCCCGATGGCGAGATCGGACTCGCACGTTTCGTGGACCTGGCCAATGTCGACAGCGCCGTCGCCGTCTTGACCCAAGACCTGGTGCGTCGGCGGGGCGACGGAGTCGAGCTGTGCGGGCGCATGACGGGCGCGCCCCCCCGCGGTTGTTCGCTCGCGGTCGAAGCCCTCATGGCGGGCTGA
- a CDS encoding protein kinase: MLGTTIDGRYQVLALLGEGGMGCVYEARHVVTGRRLALKTITGRVADNPELIRRFEIEAKAAGAIESQHIAHVLDVGVDPASRTPYLVMEFLAGETLEQALHRHGRLPVDVALRIAGQAALGLESAHQAGIIHRDVKPANIFLAERDAGEVVTKLLDFGIAKVRADAIDGAANVTRTGSLVGTPLYMSPEQASGDRELTPSTDIWALGVVLYEMLSGATPHHHVKAAGRLIIEICSKPARPLREVAPLVDSNVEQVVMRALMLDPSARHESASAFADRLRALVPSFTLHQDMLGRQRSVVPDVRLSDPGAETLPNQPTTPMIQSVSGEADTVASNAATTGGRGVHAQSAPPATTRTSTGRRLVAMAFTAALAATAIGIAVSRGAPDAEPAAQAPLERPPPAVTLEAVPPEPAVAVANEADAAPVEPATSAPSVPGAQGAAPSKKLPRSPAGAAEPRPGPTQLSPSAPPVVKKPYDPSSEM; encoded by the coding sequence GTGCTGGGCACGACCATCGACGGCCGATATCAGGTCTTGGCGCTGCTCGGCGAAGGCGGCATGGGCTGCGTCTACGAGGCGCGCCACGTGGTCACGGGTCGTCGGCTCGCGCTCAAGACCATCACGGGCCGCGTGGCCGACAACCCGGAGCTGATCCGGCGCTTCGAGATCGAAGCCAAAGCGGCCGGAGCGATCGAGTCCCAGCACATCGCCCACGTGCTCGACGTCGGTGTCGATCCGGCATCCCGCACTCCCTACCTGGTGATGGAATTCCTGGCTGGCGAGACCCTGGAGCAGGCGCTGCATCGCCATGGCCGGCTGCCCGTGGACGTGGCCCTCAGAATCGCTGGTCAGGCGGCGCTCGGACTGGAGAGCGCACACCAGGCAGGCATCATTCACCGCGACGTCAAACCGGCGAACATCTTCTTGGCCGAGCGGGACGCAGGGGAAGTCGTCACCAAGTTGTTGGACTTTGGCATCGCCAAGGTCCGCGCGGACGCGATCGACGGAGCGGCGAACGTGACCCGAACCGGAAGCCTGGTTGGAACGCCGCTCTACATGTCGCCAGAGCAAGCCAGCGGCGACCGTGAGCTGACACCGAGCACGGACATCTGGGCTCTCGGCGTGGTGCTCTACGAGATGCTGAGCGGCGCGACTCCGCATCACCACGTCAAGGCCGCGGGGCGCTTGATCATCGAAATTTGTTCCAAGCCGGCCAGGCCGCTGCGCGAAGTTGCGCCGCTGGTCGATAGCAACGTCGAACAGGTGGTCATGCGCGCGCTGATGCTCGACCCGAGCGCCCGACACGAGAGCGCGAGCGCGTTCGCCGACCGCCTGCGGGCCCTGGTGCCGAGCTTCACGCTGCACCAAGACATGCTGGGGCGTCAGCGCAGCGTGGTCCCGGACGTCCGGCTGAGTGATCCGGGAGCCGAGACGCTGCCCAATCAGCCGACGACGCCGATGATCCAGTCGGTCAGCGGTGAGGCAGATACGGTGGCATCGAACGCGGCGACCACCGGCGGGCGCGGGGTACACGCACAGTCGGCACCGCCCGCCACCACGAGAACGAGCACCGGCAGGCGGCTGGTCGCGATGGCGTTCACGGCCGCGCTCGCGGCCACGGCGATCGGCATCGCGGTGAGTCGTGGGGCGCCCGACGCCGAGCCTGCGGCACAAGCTCCTTTGGAGCGCCCACCACCGGCTGTGACCCTCGAAGCCGTGCCGCCCGAGCCGGCGGTGGCAGTTGCCAACGAGGCCGACGCGGCGCCGGTCGAACCTGCAACGAGCGCCCCGTCCGTGCCGGGCGCTCAGGGGGCGGCGCCCAGCAAAAAACTTCCCCGCTCACCCGCGGGCGCAGCGGAGCCGCGGCCGGGCCCAACACAGCTCTCACCCAGCGCTCCCCCCGTCGTGAAAAAACCCTACGATCCAAGCTCCGAGATGTGA
- a CDS encoding aminotransferase class III-fold pyridoxal phosphate-dependent enzyme encodes MSFSEIPPPPELVPGQDRPHLRVPPPGPQSRSWLLRHTHSAAPMGPKRTPSGSALAADVPPSTIVYATGKGSNVIDVDSNRYVDLVAGFGSLLLGHDHPHIRRVIGLQADRLLQALGDLHPADARIALTERLAKLHPSGDGQVILGQSGADAVTAALKTAALFTGRPGVLAFGGAYHGLSYGPLAALGLRESYREPFTAQLNQHVRFAPYPADDNELDETIEQCRMELASGKIGAVLVEPILGRGGCVVPPGDFLPELGRLAARNGALLIADEIWTGLGRSGALLFSVKSGVSADLLCLGKGLGGGLPISACIGRRDVMQAWSREKEVVHTTTFSGAPLACATALGTLDSLSREKLCERAASVGAHFLELLLGAGANARGAGLMLGIELSGRPGAAVNLARRLLSAGYITSSGGGSREVLILTPALNISPALLEAFTLELELCLGGT; translated from the coding sequence ATGAGCTTCAGCGAGATCCCTCCGCCCCCCGAGCTCGTGCCCGGTCAAGATCGCCCACATTTGCGCGTGCCGCCCCCGGGACCGCAGTCCCGCTCCTGGCTCCTGCGCCACACCCACTCGGCGGCACCCATGGGGCCGAAGCGGACTCCGTCCGGGAGCGCGCTCGCGGCCGACGTTCCGCCGTCGACGATCGTGTACGCCACCGGCAAGGGCTCGAACGTCATCGACGTCGACAGCAATCGTTACGTCGATCTGGTCGCGGGTTTCGGCTCGCTGCTGCTCGGGCACGACCATCCGCACATTCGCCGCGTGATTGGGCTGCAGGCCGATCGCCTGCTGCAGGCTCTCGGCGATCTGCACCCCGCCGACGCGCGCATCGCCCTGACGGAGCGGCTTGCCAAGCTGCACCCCAGCGGCGACGGTCAGGTGATCTTGGGTCAATCCGGAGCCGATGCCGTCACGGCCGCGCTCAAGACCGCCGCGCTCTTCACCGGTCGGCCCGGCGTGCTCGCGTTCGGGGGTGCTTACCACGGGCTCTCATACGGCCCCCTCGCGGCACTCGGCTTGCGCGAGAGTTATCGCGAGCCGTTCACGGCGCAGCTGAACCAACACGTGCGCTTCGCGCCCTACCCTGCGGACGACAACGAGCTCGACGAGACCATCGAGCAGTGCCGGATGGAGCTTGCGAGCGGGAAGATCGGAGCCGTGCTGGTGGAGCCGATCCTCGGTCGTGGTGGCTGTGTGGTCCCGCCAGGCGATTTTCTGCCGGAGCTCGGCCGGCTGGCGGCGCGCAACGGAGCGCTGCTCATTGCGGACGAAATCTGGACCGGGCTCGGCCGTTCTGGCGCGCTGCTCTTCTCGGTGAAAAGCGGCGTCAGTGCCGACCTGCTCTGCCTCGGTAAGGGTCTCGGCGGTGGACTCCCGATCAGCGCCTGTATCGGGCGCCGCGACGTGATGCAGGCCTGGTCGCGCGAGAAGGAGGTCGTGCACACGACGACGTTCAGCGGCGCGCCGTTGGCTTGCGCGACGGCACTGGGCACACTCGACAGCCTGTCGCGCGAGAAACTCTGTGAGCGCGCGGCCTCGGTCGGCGCTCACTTCCTGGAGCTCTTGCTCGGCGCCGGAGCCAACGCGCGCGGTGCCGGCCTGATGCTCGGCATCGAGCTCTCGGGCCGACCCGGCGCCGCGGTCAACCTGGCGCGGCGGCTGCTGTCGGCGGGGTACATCACCTCCAGCGGCGGCGGCAGCCGCGAGGTGCTGATCTTGACCCCTGCGCTCAACATTTCCCCGGCATTGCTCGAGGCTTTCACGCTCGAGCTCGAGCTGTGTCTGGGTGGCACGTGA
- a CDS encoding phosphodiester glycosidase family protein, which yields MRSVLGFVVCATALFAGTASAQVSDPHPGIRLVNHGSTALVVADLCAAGVSVRATKYGERNKTAAGWAQAVDAEVAINADFFDFPGWSFVVGRARGGGEDWPADKQLKEVRSYWQFGINQAGLVPNAATEPGYLVTDIVGGHNILIENGQGKGPVYDGDAVLEGAHRRTAVGISADQRYLYFFVSNTPLNGDGIVWSMVANANEAGAAPIHWATNMDGGGSSQLYVKGIGSVISSTRPVNNHLGIYAKGAGESWQCNRAPEGWLDSVDASGAVGWTRDVDVPDAPVSVHLSFGGPALSGAPAKTVKAEQHRDDLCTAIGSCAHGFKLAPPLSLMDGQPHEVHAYGMDEAGLKNAELAGSPKTFQATAPAPTGERRHVQDPTSYAAWKLDDAWHHLPTTDAAINDLPVGEDLPATPSLAREDGSPAIFVIDGAERRWVTGVDSLVAWSFELADVVVMPAAELSAIAQGLDWPARPVLVVKSDGAVYALDTPAPKLGEPPQSGSGGKGSSGKTPGKGSGGAGEGETTPSGDMTGGCAVRAASRSGGTSYGWGLALLGLGLLGCRGRQRRAR from the coding sequence ATGCGCTCCGTCCTTGGCTTCGTCGTCTGCGCCACGGCGCTCTTCGCGGGCACCGCTTCGGCCCAGGTGAGTGACCCCCACCCGGGCATCCGACTCGTGAATCACGGCTCGACCGCGCTGGTCGTGGCGGATCTGTGTGCTGCGGGAGTCTCGGTTCGCGCGACGAAGTATGGCGAGCGCAACAAGACGGCGGCGGGTTGGGCTCAGGCCGTCGACGCCGAGGTCGCCATCAACGCCGACTTCTTCGACTTCCCCGGCTGGTCGTTCGTCGTGGGCCGCGCGCGGGGCGGAGGCGAGGACTGGCCCGCGGACAAGCAGCTCAAGGAGGTGCGGAGCTACTGGCAGTTTGGCATCAACCAGGCGGGCCTCGTACCCAACGCCGCGACCGAGCCAGGCTATCTCGTCACCGATATCGTCGGAGGCCACAACATCTTGATCGAAAACGGTCAAGGCAAGGGCCCGGTCTACGACGGTGACGCGGTGCTCGAAGGGGCCCACCGCCGGACGGCCGTCGGCATCAGCGCGGACCAACGCTACCTCTACTTCTTCGTCAGCAACACGCCGCTGAACGGCGACGGCATCGTATGGAGCATGGTGGCGAACGCCAATGAGGCGGGTGCGGCTCCGATCCACTGGGCGACGAACATGGACGGCGGCGGCTCGTCTCAGCTCTACGTGAAGGGTATCGGCTCGGTGATCTCGAGCACTCGGCCGGTGAACAATCACCTGGGTATCTACGCAAAGGGCGCCGGTGAGTCGTGGCAGTGCAACCGCGCTCCAGAGGGCTGGCTCGACAGCGTGGACGCGAGCGGCGCGGTCGGCTGGACGCGAGATGTCGATGTGCCCGACGCGCCGGTCAGTGTGCACCTCTCGTTTGGCGGGCCAGCCTTGTCGGGTGCGCCGGCCAAGACCGTCAAGGCAGAGCAACACCGAGACGATCTGTGCACGGCGATTGGCTCCTGTGCCCACGGTTTCAAGCTCGCTCCGCCGCTGTCGCTGATGGATGGGCAACCTCACGAAGTGCACGCCTACGGCATGGACGAAGCGGGCCTGAAGAACGCGGAGCTGGCTGGCAGCCCCAAGACATTTCAGGCCACCGCGCCAGCGCCAACCGGCGAGCGACGACACGTGCAAGATCCAACCAGCTACGCCGCGTGGAAGCTCGACGACGCCTGGCATCACCTGCCAACGACGGACGCGGCCATCAACGACCTGCCCGTGGGCGAAGACCTACCCGCGACCCCGAGCTTGGCGCGCGAGGACGGCTCCCCCGCGATCTTCGTGATCGACGGAGCAGAGCGCCGCTGGGTGACGGGCGTCGATTCGCTGGTGGCGTGGAGCTTCGAGCTTGCCGACGTCGTTGTCATGCCGGCCGCGGAGCTCAGCGCCATCGCTCAGGGGCTCGACTGGCCCGCGCGCCCGGTGTTGGTCGTCAAGAGCGACGGCGCCGTGTACGCGCTCGACACCCCGGCGCCCAAGCTGGGTGAACCTCCGCAGAGCGGCAGCGGCGGCAAGGGCAGCTCGGGAAAGACGCCCGGCAAGGGCAGCGGCGGCGCGGGTGAAGGCGAGACAACGCCGAGCGGTGACATGACCGGAGGCTGCGCGGTGAGAGCGGCATCCCGAAGCGGGGGCACGAGCTACGGATGGGGACTTGCGCTCTTGGGGCTCGGACTCCTGGGCTGCCGCGGGCGGCAGCGACGCGCGCGCTGA
- a CDS encoding GGDEF domain-containing protein, whose amino-acid sequence MSEFDEKTRVTQVVQKPSPEDSSSNDCVVVIYTKEPGLLGKRFVLETNKIGIGRGADNFIVLEGDSVSRRHAQIERRSNRWYVVDNGSTNGTYLNEEQIVREAPLNNSDRLKVGPTILKFLSGADAEAKYHEEIYRMTIIDGLTQIHNKRYLYEALEREVLRARRHDRPLSILMFDIDFFKRVNDQYGHLAGDYVLRELARVVQGRIRRDEVFARYGGEEFVIALPETPLEGAVSLGQNLRARVAEHTFVFQGERIPVTVSIGCAVLDPNDKTATDLVQRADEKLYEAKRGGRNRVCY is encoded by the coding sequence GTGAGCGAGTTCGACGAAAAGACCAGAGTCACCCAAGTGGTGCAAAAGCCGTCGCCGGAGGACAGCTCCAGCAACGACTGCGTGGTCGTGATCTACACGAAGGAGCCCGGCCTCTTGGGCAAACGCTTCGTGCTCGAGACGAACAAGATCGGGATCGGCCGTGGGGCGGACAACTTCATCGTGCTCGAGGGGGACTCGGTCTCGCGCCGGCACGCCCAGATCGAGCGCCGCAGCAACCGCTGGTACGTGGTCGACAACGGTTCGACCAACGGGACCTACCTGAACGAAGAGCAGATCGTCCGGGAGGCGCCGCTGAACAACAGCGACCGGCTCAAGGTCGGCCCCACTATCCTCAAGTTCCTGTCCGGCGCGGACGCCGAGGCGAAGTACCACGAAGAGATCTATCGCATGACCATCATCGATGGTCTCACGCAGATCCACAACAAGCGTTATCTGTACGAGGCGCTCGAGCGCGAGGTGCTGCGCGCGCGCCGACACGACCGGCCGCTCAGCATCTTGATGTTCGACATCGATTTTTTCAAACGGGTCAACGACCAGTACGGGCACCTTGCAGGTGACTACGTGCTGCGCGAGCTTGCGCGGGTCGTGCAGGGGCGCATTCGACGTGACGAGGTCTTCGCGCGTTACGGCGGAGAAGAGTTTGTCATCGCCTTGCCGGAGACCCCGCTCGAGGGTGCGGTCTCGCTGGGGCAAAACCTGAGGGCCCGGGTCGCGGAGCACACCTTCGTGTTCCAGGGAGAGCGTATCCCCGTCACGGTGAGCATCGGCTGTGCCGTGCTCGACCCGAACGACAAAACCGCGACGGATCTGGTGCAACGCGCCGACGAGAAGCTCTACGAAGCCAAGCGCGGCGGCCGCAACCGCGTCTGTTATTAG